A DNA window from Melanotaenia boesemani isolate fMelBoe1 chromosome 6, fMelBoe1.pri, whole genome shotgun sequence contains the following coding sequences:
- the dnase2 gene encoding deoxyribonuclease-2-alpha, producing MFLLKTNHLYIDAINEDKHAQLEMLLFLSLLIVCVPLGGDTTPISCYNDQGEAVDWFYMYKLPKDEHIKSPTEGEMYLLLERGSKGWTEGKTTVNDTLGALGQTVGQLYSQGKNSEIAYILYNDQSPTEEFKNIWDRSGSRRGHTKGVVLLDKNQGFWLVHSTPHFPPERQAGQFYYPSSGLNNGQNFICVTYPLDRFQTIGEQLQINQPNVYDCDVPESLTSLVPALAAVCEKKHLSSPIFPHVKTISNRSVTLTSKDGTDFISFAKGASFDNDLYHSWVAPALQSDLLVQFWVRSTGILPSDCSLGWKVLDITLINPGQTFTFKATQDHSKWAVSPTAAGQGSGGGWVCVGDINRNEAEEKRGGGTVCLQDPVVWKAYRTAVLQCEACGGETIECQSTAEA from the exons ATGTTCCTCTTGAAGACAAACCATTTATATATTGATGCCATTAATGAGGACAAACACGCTCAGCTGGAG ATGCTTCTGTTTCTGTCCCTGCTGATTGTCTGTGTGCCACTAGGGGGCGACACTACTCCAATCAGCTGCTACAATGACCAAGGAGAGGCTGTTGATTG GTTCTATATGTACAAGCTGCCAAAGGATGAACACATAAAATCTCCCACTGAGGGTGAGATGTATTTGTTGCTGGAGAGAGGGAGTAAAGGATGGACTGAGGGGAAAACAACAGTGAACGACACTTTGGGAGCTCTGGGTCAGACCGTCGGGCAGCTGTACTCACAAGGAAAG AATTCTGAAATAGCGTACATCCTTTACAACGACCAGAGCCCGACTGAGGAGTTCAAGAACATTTGGGACAGAAGCGGAAGTAGAAGGGGGCACACAAAag GTGTTGTCCTACTGGACAAAAATCAGGGCTTCTGGTTGGTCCACAGCACCCCTCACTTCCCCCCTGAACGACAGGCAGGGCAGTTTTATTACCCCAGCAGCGGCTTGAATAACGGACAGAACTTCATCTGTGTTACCTACCCGCTCGACCGTTTCCAGACCATCG GAGAGCAGCTGCAGATCAATCAGCCTAATGTGTATGACTGCGACGTCCCGGAGTCCTTGACGTCCCTGGTGCCAGCACTGGCTGCCGTCTGTGAGAAAAAACATCTGTCCAGTCCAATCTTTCCACATGTCAAAACTATATCCAATCGCAGCGTGACACTGACCTCAAAAGACGGGACTGACTTCATCAGCTTTGCCAAAGGAGCCTCATTTGACAATG ATCTCTATCATTCATGGGTGGCCCCCGCCCTTCAGTCAGACCTCCTGGTTCAGTTCTGGGTTCGCTCCACAGGCATCCTCCCTTCTGACTGCTCGCTGGGCTGGAAGGTCCTGGACATCACGCTCATCAACCCAGGGCAGACGTTCACCTTCAAAGCCACCCAGGACCACTCCAAGTGGGCAGTCAGCCCCACTGCCGCAGGGCAAGGGTCGGGAGGAGGCTGGGTGTGTGTGGGAGATATAAACCGGAATGAGGCAGAGGAGAAGCGGGGCGGAGGCACAGTGTGTTTGCAAGATCCGGTGGTGTGGAAGGCTTACCGGACGGCAGTGCTGCAGTGTGAGGCGTGTGGAGGAGAAACTATCGAGTGTCAAAGCACTGCAGAAGCCTGA
- the LOC121641518 gene encoding uncharacterized protein LOC121641518, which produces MAELELLEPLVIREDGDTTEDIREREATGSADAIVRSCSEESALKKEEEHLEDSNQEAVASKMCLQEKQQAETEAGRFKPEPDNENANDGQNRDSTEGEGQTLEVVVREKPSNTEDKNVTENEHQVDTKRLDSSKPEKEEKQKEDSTKAHRLTPDFPEALYELLCTLQEGRRLNDQRCSFRMEVEVRRRRCHSEPNTTKPANRVVFSSMTSLQKEEFFELVATAQARRLDDQRAQLERSPPPKPKSRSFRGSLKQLSFVKKPAPPSVCKDDLYDMILTTQAQGRLEDQRSRAPGPMDDEDFFSLLLRVQGGRMDEQRTELPCLLQT; this is translated from the exons ATGGCTGAATTGGAGCTGCTGGAACCTCTTGTCATCAGAGAAGACGGAGACACAACTGAGGATATCAGAGAAAGAGAGGCAACAGGCAGCGCGGATGCAATCGTACGAAGCTGTAGCGAAGAATCTGCTCTCAAAAAGGAAGAGGAACACTTAGAGGACTCAAATCAAGAAGCTGTAGCGAGTAAAATGTGTTTACAGGAGAAACAACAGGCAGAGACGGAGGCGGGCCGGTTTAAACCAGAGCCTGATAATGAGAACGCAAATGATGGACAAAACAGAGATAGTACTGAAGGTGAAGGGCAGACACTTGAAGTGGTGGTTAGAGAAAAACCCAGTAACACGGAGGATAAAAATGTTACAGAAAATGAGCATCAAGTGGACACAAAGAGGTTAGATTCCTCTAAACCTGAAAAGGAAGAGAAGCAAAAGGAGGACTCCACAAAG GCTCACCGGTTAACCCCTGACTTCCCGGAGGCGCTGTACGAGCTACTCTGCACCCTTCAGGAGGGGAGGCGTCTTAATGACCAGCGTTGCTCCTTCAGGATGGAGGTGGaggtcaggaggaggaggtgccatTCTGAGCCTAACACCACaaaaccagctaacagag ttgtcTTTTCTTCTATGACTTCGCTGCAGAAAGAGGAGTTTTTTGAGCTGGTGGCCACTGCACAAGCTCGCCGACTAGATGACCAGAGAGCACAGCTGGAGAGGTCTCCACCACCAAAACCAAAATCCAGAAGCTTCAGAGGAAGTTTAAAACAGCTGTCTTTTGTGAAAAAACCTGCACCACCCTCCGTCTGTAAAGACGATCTGTATGACATGATTCTCACAACACAA GCCCAAGGCAGGTTGGAGGACCAGCGCAGCAGAGCTCCTGGTCCTATGGACGATGAAGACTTCTTCTCTCTGCTCCTGAGAGTTCAAGGAGGGCGCATGGACGAGCAGAGGACCGAACTACCATGCCTGCTGCAAACCTGA